A segment of the Thermodesulfobacteriota bacterium genome:
ACCAGGTTTCCAGCTCCCAGGGGAAGGATTCTTGATAGGAGGGGCAGGGAGCTCGTAATCAATAGATCTTCCTTTGATGTTTATGTATTTCCAAATGACACTAAAGATATAGATGGTATAAGTAATAGCCTTTCCCAAGCCTTAGAGATTGACGCCGGTGAAATCAAGAAAAAGATATCAGAAGCTTATAAGGCAAACCGATTTTTACCTACAGTTATTGCTAAAGATATTAATCGGGACCAACTTGCGTTTATCGAAGCTCGAAAGATCTATCTACAGGGAGTATTTATTCAGATTAACCACACCCGCGAATACCCATACAGGGAAATCGGAGCACCATTTATTGGCTATTTAGGAAAGGCGAGCAAAGACGATGTTATTGTACACCCGAATTTACTTCCGGGCACCTTAGTTGGGAAAAACGGGGTAGAAAGAGCTTTTGACAATTATCTCCTTGGAGAAGATGGATACCAGCAAAAGATAACCGACGCCCAAGGTAGAGAGGTTAATTGGCGGTTGCTGGAAAGAGATCTTAGGAGCCAGGATAGTATTCCTGGAAGCGACGTAGTACTTTCAATAGACATAGATCTCCAAAAATCGGCCGAAGAATCTCTGGGAGAAAGGGCTGGCGCTGTGATTGCCGTAGATGTGAGGACAGGAGAGTTGTTAGCATTGGTCAGTCATCCAACTTTCAATCCAGAAGAATTTATTGATGGTATGGATTCCACCGAATGGAATAAGCTAAAAACTAACAGTAGTTCCCCACTGCTTAACCGCGCCACGCAAGGTCTTTACGCACCTGGTTCGGTATTTAAAATTGTAACCGCGTCTGCTGCGCTTAGTGAGGGGGTAGTTTATGAGCAGACCCGATTCTATTGCCCAGGCAGCTATACGATCGGCAACAGAACATTTAGATGTTGGAAAAAGGGTGGGCACGGGCTTTTAAACCTACATCAGGCGATTGTACAATCATGCGATGTCTATTTCTATCACGTTGCTGAAAAACTCGGAATCGACCGTCTTGCAAAGTATATCCAAGGATTTGGCTTTGGTGGCCCGACGGGCATCGCCCTTAATGAGAAAACAGGAATCGCCCCAAGCAGAGAATGGAAATTGAATACACTCAAGAAGCCATGGTACATGGGAGAAACGATTGTAACATCCATCGGTCAAGGATATTTAAGCGTATCTCCACTTCAGATTGCATTGATGACTGCATCCATAGCGAACGGAGGGGTTCTCCTTAAACCCCAAATCGTAAAAAAGGTGACTGCTCCTGATGGTAAAGTTCTACTAAACATCTCTCCCGAAGAGAACGCACGTATACCCGTAAACGAAGACGCGATTAGCGTTATCATGAAGGCTCTAAAAGGAGTAGTCAATGAACCGGGTGGAACAGGATGGGCTTCCAGGATCGATAACATAGAAGTAGCAGGCAAGACAGGTACAGCTCAAGTTATAGCACTCAATTCAAACAGCGATAAAGCATCTCACAAGGATCATGCATGGTTCACTTCTTATGCGCCTGCCGATAATCCGGAGATTGCTGTAACCGTTATTGTCGAACATGGAGGTGGTGGTGGAGCAGTTGCTGCTCCTATCGTAAGAAGGATCCTCGAAACCTACGTCAAATTGAAAGAAGAGGGAAATGTATGATGATGTTTGATAGAAGGCTGCTTAAGAATTATGGCTGGGGACTCTTCATATTGACTCTCGCATTCTCGATTATCGGCCTTGTAAATCTGTACAGTGCTTCATTTCAGACCGAATACTATGTCTTCAAAAAGCAATTAGTTTGGGTGAATTTAGGTTTAATCGGAATGATTTTAGTATCATTTTTAGACTTCAAAACCATTAAACGATATACCACGCATATCTATGCAATAACAATCATATTTCTAATCATCACCCTATTATTTGGTAAAGAAGTTGCAGGATCAAAGAGCTGGATATCATTAGGTCATCTTATAAATATTCAACCGTCTGAGTTTGCAAAGCTGACAATCATAATTGCGTTAGCCAAATTTTATGATAACGATTTCGAGCCCGGCCCATACGGAATTCGTGACCTCGTAAAACCGATACTTATTTTAGCAATACCAGTAGTCCTTGTAATGGTACAGCCTGACCTTGGTACTGCCTTCGTTATAATTTTGATATCGGGAAGCATTATATTTTTTATGGGAATTCGGATTAAATCTCTACTCTTTCTGTTCATAGTTATTATAGGGCTTTCTCTCTCTAGCTGGAATTTCCTTTTTAAGGATTATCAGAAAGAAAGAGTCGTAACTTTTATCGACTCTTCGCAAGACCCACTAGGTTCTGGGTACAACGCAATACAATCACAGATTGCGGTTGGTTCCGGAAAATTTATCGGTAAAGGTTTCAAAACCGGATCTCAAACGCAACTACGATTTATCCCGGCACAGAAAACCGATTTTGTTTTTTCAGTCCTTGCCGAAGAATGGGGATTTGTCGGTGCAATTATTACACTCGTCATTTATTTTCTCATCATACTTTGGATCTTAGATACCGCAAGTCGTTCCAAAGACAAATTCACAATGCTAATATGCTTTGGTATCGCTGCAATGTATTTTTGGCATACCGTGATAAATGTGGGTATGGTCATCGGAATACTACCCGTTACCGGCGTACCGATGTTGCTGCTAAGCTATGGTGGCTCTTCGACTATCGCTTCACTACTAGCAATAGGAATTGTACTAGGAATAAGGATGAGAAGGACGCCTCTTGTGAAAGAGGCACTCGACCTTGCTTAGTTAGATATGCTTCTTTCGTTTATGTATATCTCTCCAGCACGGAATGCCTCCGAGGCTTCTTGCTTTCTTTACGGCACTAATTATTGCATCTGATATTAGCTCCGCCGCTATAATTCCGCATGTATTAGCATCGCCCTGAGAATCACCGCAAGAAATCGCAAATACCAGATCACCGTCCGCAGTCGTATTTGAAGGAGAGATCACCCTCGTTATCCCTGTCTGTCCGATCGCAGAAATCCTAAATAATTCTTGCTTTGAAAATCCCGCGTTTGTTACTACGACCGCCAGAGTTGTGCTCATAAAGGGTTCTAACTCCTTTTTTACCTCACTCTTGACTAGATTTACAGTCCCGAGAAATTTCACCCCATCGTTTGAATTTCTTACGCCGGCAATAATTCCACCATCTTCGATCGATATTACATCTCCAAAGGCATTCACGGCAACCAAAACCCCCAACACTACACCATTCTCGAAGGTATGACTTGCCGAGCCAATTCCACCCTTCGTAGCATTCTTTAATCCTAAAAGCTTTCCAATTGTCGCCCCGGTTCCCACGCCAACACTACCATCTTCGACTGGATTTGAAGTGGCTTTTAGGCATGCTTCATACCCCATCTTCGCATCGGGTCTTATTTCCCCATTTCCTATACCCAAATCAAACAAAACCGCAGTAGGAACCGCAGGAACAACCAAACCATAACAAGTTTGAAATCCTTGTCCCCTCTCCTCAAGGTATCTCATCACCCCTCCCGATGCATCAAGTCCGTATGCACTACCCCCGGTGAGGAGCACCCCCTGTATCTTCCCGAATGTGTTGTGTGGAAGTAGAGAATCTATCTGCCTAGTACTGGTTCCACCCCCTCTCAAGTCGACGGCACCATTGGCGACGTCATCAAATAAAATGACTGTGCAGCCTGTTATTGCATCAAAATCAGAAGCATGCCCAACCCTCACACCAGGTACATCAGTAATAGAACCCATGCCTACAGTTTAATTTATTACTATCCATTTCCAAATTCATAAAATTGACTATTACTCTATGTACAATCTGTCGTGAAAGAACTCAGACGAATTCAGATCGGAAATATTTTGAAAAATGATTTCTACTTTGTAGGAAGGGATTTATCCGTATGTACCGTAACCTAAATGGGGTTACAACCCAATTAAACTAAGACGCTTCCATAAATTCAATGCCCTCTCAATCCTTATGATATCAACCCTCGTACAATTATCTCTTGTAATCACTTGACAGAATACCATATTCGGCTAAAATCAATTCCGTTCTTTTGGATTTTCAGGGGTTAATTAGGATTAGTAACACGCATTCTTAAGTACACCAAGTTAAAAGATTAATTGTAACCACTCAATAGTGAAATGATTTCAACTGCGTGGTTAGAGAAAAACATCAATTAACCAAATCAGAGCCTGACTCTTTGAATTAATGCTTCTCAAAATGTTCAAGTCCTCATCCACATCTAAAGTTGAAATAAATATTTTGGCATTATTGATCTTAACAATTTCCGCAGTAGTCTGTGGTGCCCTAACCAACGAGGCAGACGTAAAGGATATTGGTGTCAACGAAAAACTTGGTGACGCAATACCACTGGATTTAAAATTCTTTGACGAAGATGGCAATCAAATATTCCTTGGAGATTTACTTAAAGATGGCAAGCCATTGATCCTATCCCTAGCTTATTTCAGTTGCCCGAAATTATGCAGTTTAACCTTGAATGGAACATTAGAATCCATAAATGCACTTTCTTCTCTCTACCTAGGAAGGGATTTTAAATTAGCAACGCTAAGCTTCAACCCAATCGAAAAACCGGACATAGCCAGAAAAAAGGCAGTTAAGTACCGTGGTAAGTTAAAAAAAGAGCAATCTGCTGAAAAGAAATGGCTCTTTCTTACCGGTGATGAAGATAATATCTCCAAATTAACACAAGCAGTCGGGTTTAAATACAAAAAGGATGGAGAAGAGTTTGCACATCCTACAACTTTGATTTTTATCACTCCGGATGGGAGAATTTCCCGTTACCTCTATGGAGTTCGATTCGAACCTAAAGAGATGAAGCTTTCATTACTCGAAGCGTCGGACGGAAAGATCGGGTCTTCAGAGGTACTGAATAAAGTTCTCCTTTTTTGTTATGAGTTTGATCCCGTTGGAAAAAGATACGCTCTTCAAGCTTTAAAAATAGTTAAAGCCGGGGGAGTGATAACACTTATTTCGCTGGGTCTTTTTTTAACGTACTACTGGAAAAAAGAAAAGAACAGCCAAAGCAGTGATGGAGGTAAACAAAGTCTTAGATGAGTTGGATACCTGAAGTAGCTTCAGATCTCGCAACTAAGGTTGACGGAGTTTTACTTTTTATAACGGTCATTTCCGTAATCTTCTTCCTCATTGTTTCAATTCTCCTCATATTCTTCGCAGTTAAATACAGAAGAAGAAGAGAGGATGAAGAAACACCATACATTACCGGAAATGAAACACTTGAGTTAATATGGACTGTAATACCATCCATCCTATTAATGGTGATATTTGTATATGGGTTTGTAGTCTTCAGGGATATGAGAAATCCCCCGGCAGATGCGACAGAAATAAATGTCACGGCTAAACAGTGGCTATGGCAGTTCGAATAC
Coding sequences within it:
- the mrdA gene encoding penicillin-binding protein 2, whose translation is MKEYKNRLIIATVIIIQVFLILAGRMWYMQILKGNEYEKFSRDNRVRVTRFPAPRGRILDRRGRELVINRSSFDVYVFPNDTKDIDGISNSLSQALEIDAGEIKKKISEAYKANRFLPTVIAKDINRDQLAFIEARKIYLQGVFIQINHTREYPYREIGAPFIGYLGKASKDDVIVHPNLLPGTLVGKNGVERAFDNYLLGEDGYQQKITDAQGREVNWRLLERDLRSQDSIPGSDVVLSIDIDLQKSAEESLGERAGAVIAVDVRTGELLALVSHPTFNPEEFIDGMDSTEWNKLKTNSSSPLLNRATQGLYAPGSVFKIVTASAALSEGVVYEQTRFYCPGSYTIGNRTFRCWKKGGHGLLNLHQAIVQSCDVYFYHVAEKLGIDRLAKYIQGFGFGGPTGIALNEKTGIAPSREWKLNTLKKPWYMGETIVTSIGQGYLSVSPLQIALMTASIANGGVLLKPQIVKKVTAPDGKVLLNISPEENARIPVNEDAISVIMKALKGVVNEPGGTGWASRIDNIEVAGKTGTAQVIALNSNSDKASHKDHAWFTSYAPADNPEIAVTVIVEHGGGGGAVAAPIVRRILETYVKLKEEGNV
- the rodA gene encoding rod shape-determining protein RodA, yielding MMMFDRRLLKNYGWGLFILTLAFSIIGLVNLYSASFQTEYYVFKKQLVWVNLGLIGMILVSFLDFKTIKRYTTHIYAITIIFLIITLLFGKEVAGSKSWISLGHLINIQPSEFAKLTIIIALAKFYDNDFEPGPYGIRDLVKPILILAIPVVLVMVQPDLGTAFVIILISGSIIFFMGIRIKSLLFLFIVIIGLSLSSWNFLFKDYQKERVVTFIDSSQDPLGSGYNAIQSQIAVGSGKFIGKGFKTGSQTQLRFIPAQKTDFVFSVLAEEWGFVGAIITLVIYFLIILWILDTASRSKDKFTMLICFGIAAMYFWHTVINVGMVIGILPVTGVPMLLLSYGGSSTIASLLAIGIVLGIRMRRTPLVKEALDLA
- a CDS encoding P1 family peptidase, yielding MGSITDVPGVRVGHASDFDAITGCTVILFDDVANGAVDLRGGGTSTRQIDSLLPHNTFGKIQGVLLTGGSAYGLDASGGVMRYLEERGQGFQTCYGLVVPAVPTAVLFDLGIGNGEIRPDAKMGYEACLKATSNPVEDGSVGVGTGATIGKLLGLKNATKGGIGSASHTFENGVVLGVLVAVNAFGDVISIEDGGIIAGVRNSNDGVKFLGTVNLVKSEVKKELEPFMSTTLAVVVTNAGFSKQELFRISAIGQTGITRVISPSNTTADGDLVFAISCGDSQGDANTCGIIAAELISDAIISAVKKARSLGGIPCWRDIHKRKKHI
- a CDS encoding SCO family protein; translated protein: MFKSSSTSKVEINILALLILTISAVVCGALTNEADVKDIGVNEKLGDAIPLDLKFFDEDGNQIFLGDLLKDGKPLILSLAYFSCPKLCSLTLNGTLESINALSSLYLGRDFKLATLSFNPIEKPDIARKKAVKYRGKLKKEQSAEKKWLFLTGDEDNISKLTQAVGFKYKKDGEEFAHPTTLIFITPDGRISRYLYGVRFEPKEMKLSLLEASDGKIGSSEVLNKVLLFCYEFDPVGKRYALQALKIVKAGGVITLISLGLFLTYYWKKEKNSQSSDGGKQSLR